One stretch of Streptomyces peucetius DNA includes these proteins:
- the ruvX gene encoding Holliday junction resolvase RuvX, translating to MTMRRGRRLAIDVGDARIGVASCDPDGLLATPVETVPGRDVPAAHRRLRQLVEEYEPIEIVVGLPRSLSGREGPAAKKIRSFAQTLAQGVKPVPVRLVDERMTTVTATQGLRASGVKSKKGRSVIDQAAAVVILQNALESERASGTAPGEGVEPIV from the coding sequence ATGACCATGCGCAGAGGGCGTCGGCTCGCGATCGACGTCGGGGACGCCCGGATCGGGGTCGCCTCGTGCGACCCCGACGGGCTCCTCGCCACACCGGTGGAGACCGTGCCGGGACGCGACGTCCCGGCCGCCCACCGGCGGCTGCGCCAACTCGTCGAGGAGTACGAGCCGATCGAGATCGTGGTCGGTCTGCCCCGCTCGCTCAGCGGACGGGAAGGGCCGGCGGCGAAGAAGATCCGGAGCTTCGCACAGACGCTCGCCCAGGGCGTCAAACCGGTACCGGTCCGCCTCGTCGACGAGAGGATGACCACAGTGACGGCCACTCAGGGGCTGCGCGCTTCGGGCGTGAAGTCCAAAAAGGGGAGGTCCGTCATCGACCAGGCTGCCGCTGTGGTGATCCTTCAGAACGCTCTGGAGTCCGAACGGGCGTCAGGCACTGCCCCGGGCGAGGGCGTCGAACCGATTGTCTGA
- the alaS gene encoding alanine--tRNA ligase, whose amino-acid sequence MESAEIRRRWLSFFEERGHTVVPSASVIADDPTLLLVPAGMVPFKPYFLGEVKPPAPRVTSVQKCVRTPDIEEVGKTTRHGTFFQMCGNFSFGDYFKEGAIELAWELLTSPQDKGGYGLDPEKLWITVYLDDDEAEQIWREKIGVPAERIQRLGKKDNFWSMGVPGPCGPCSEINYDRGPEFGEEGGPAVNDERYVEIWNLVFMQYERGAGDGKEDFPILGDLPSKNIDTGLGLERLAMILQGVQNMYETDTLRVVMDKATELTGVRYGDKHDSDVSLRVVADHIRTSTMLIGDGVTPGNEGRGYVLRRIMRRAIRNMRLMGANGPVVKDLVDVVIDTMGQQYPELITDRKRIETVALAEEAAFLKALKGGTNILDTAVTETKAAGGTVLSGDKAFLLHDTWGFPIDLTLEMAAEQGLSVDEDGFRRLMKEQRDRAKADAKAKKTGHANLTAYREIADSSGNTEFTGYTSTEGESTVVGLLVDGVSSPAASEGDEVEVVLDRTPFYAEGGGQLADQGRIKLHSGAVIQVRDVQQPVPGVSVHKGVVQVGEVTVGASAYAVIDVRRRRAIARAHSATHLTHQALRDALGPTAAQAGSENSPGRFRFDFGSPNAVPGTVLTDVEQKINEVLARELDVHAEVMSIDEAKKQGAIAEFGEKYGERVRVVTIGDFSKELCGGTHVHNTAQLGLVKLLGESSIGSGVRRVEALVGVDAYNFLAKEHTVVAQLQELVKGRSEELPEKIAAMLGKLKDAEKEIEKFRAEKVLGAAAGLAQGAKDVRGVALVTGTVPDGTSADDLRKLVLDVRGRIPGDRPAVVAVFTTANGRPLTVIATNEAARERGLKAGDLVRTAAKTLGGGGGGKPDVAQGGGQNPDAIGDAVAAVERLVAETA is encoded by the coding sequence ATGGAGTCGGCTGAAATCCGCCGCCGCTGGCTGAGCTTCTTCGAGGAGCGCGGGCACACCGTCGTCCCTTCGGCGTCGGTCATCGCGGACGACCCGACTCTGCTCCTCGTCCCCGCGGGCATGGTCCCGTTCAAGCCGTACTTCCTCGGCGAGGTCAAGCCGCCCGCCCCGCGCGTGACCAGCGTGCAGAAGTGCGTGCGCACGCCCGACATCGAAGAGGTCGGCAAGACCACCCGGCACGGCACGTTCTTCCAGATGTGCGGCAACTTCTCGTTCGGCGACTACTTCAAGGAAGGCGCCATCGAGCTCGCCTGGGAGCTGCTCACCAGCCCCCAGGACAAGGGCGGTTACGGCCTCGACCCGGAGAAGCTCTGGATCACCGTCTACCTGGACGACGACGAGGCCGAGCAGATCTGGCGCGAGAAGATCGGTGTCCCCGCCGAGCGCATCCAGCGCCTCGGCAAGAAGGACAACTTCTGGTCCATGGGCGTCCCCGGCCCCTGCGGCCCGTGCTCCGAGATCAACTACGACCGCGGCCCGGAGTTCGGTGAGGAGGGCGGCCCCGCCGTCAACGACGAGCGCTACGTGGAGATCTGGAACCTGGTCTTCATGCAGTACGAGCGCGGCGCCGGCGACGGCAAGGAGGACTTCCCGATCCTCGGCGACCTGCCGTCGAAGAACATCGACACCGGTCTCGGCCTCGAGCGCCTCGCCATGATCCTGCAGGGCGTGCAGAACATGTACGAGACCGACACCCTGCGCGTCGTCATGGACAAGGCCACGGAGCTGACCGGCGTCCGCTACGGCGACAAGCACGACTCCGACGTCTCCCTGCGCGTGGTCGCCGACCACATCCGCACGTCCACGATGCTCATCGGCGACGGCGTCACCCCCGGCAACGAGGGCCGCGGCTACGTGCTGCGCCGCATCATGCGCCGTGCCATCCGCAACATGCGTCTGATGGGCGCCAACGGCCCGGTCGTGAAGGACCTCGTCGACGTCGTCATCGACACCATGGGGCAGCAGTACCCGGAGCTGATCACCGACCGCAAGCGGATCGAGACCGTCGCGCTCGCCGAGGAGGCCGCCTTCCTCAAGGCCCTCAAGGGCGGCACCAACATCCTGGACACCGCCGTCACGGAGACCAAGGCCGCCGGCGGCACCGTCCTCTCCGGCGACAAGGCGTTCCTGCTCCACGACACCTGGGGCTTCCCGATCGACCTCACCCTCGAGATGGCCGCCGAGCAGGGCCTGTCCGTGGACGAGGACGGCTTCCGCCGCCTGATGAAGGAGCAGCGGGACCGGGCCAAGGCCGACGCCAAGGCCAAGAAGACCGGCCACGCCAACCTCACCGCCTACCGCGAGATCGCCGACAGCTCGGGCAACACCGAGTTCACGGGCTACACCTCAACCGAGGGCGAGTCCACCGTCGTCGGCCTGCTCGTCGACGGCGTCTCCTCCCCGGCCGCCTCCGAGGGCGACGAGGTCGAGGTCGTCCTCGACCGCACCCCCTTCTACGCCGAGGGCGGCGGCCAGCTCGCCGACCAGGGCCGGATCAAGCTGCACTCCGGGGCCGTCATCCAGGTCCGCGACGTGCAGCAGCCCGTCCCCGGCGTCAGCGTCCACAAGGGTGTCGTCCAGGTCGGCGAGGTGACCGTCGGCGCCTCCGCCTACGCCGTCATCGACGTACGCCGCCGCCGGGCCATCGCCCGCGCCCACAGCGCCACCCACCTGACCCACCAGGCGCTGCGCGACGCCCTCGGCCCGACGGCCGCCCAGGCCGGCTCGGAGAACTCCCCGGGCCGCTTCCGCTTCGACTTCGGCTCGCCGAACGCCGTCCCCGGCACGGTACTCACCGACGTCGAGCAGAAGATCAACGAAGTCCTCGCCCGCGAACTCGACGTGCACGCCGAGGTGATGAGCATCGACGAGGCCAAGAAGCAGGGCGCCATCGCCGAGTTCGGCGAGAAGTACGGCGAGCGGGTGCGCGTCGTGACCATCGGCGACTTCTCCAAGGAGCTGTGCGGCGGCACGCACGTCCACAACACCGCCCAGCTGGGTCTGGTGAAGCTGCTCGGCGAGTCGTCCATCGGCTCCGGTGTCCGCCGTGTCGAGGCCCTGGTCGGCGTCGACGCGTACAACTTCCTCGCCAAGGAGCACACGGTCGTCGCCCAGCTCCAGGAGCTGGTCAAGGGCCGTTCCGAGGAACTGCCGGAGAAGATCGCCGCCATGCTCGGCAAGCTGAAGGACGCCGAGAAGGAGATCGAGAAGTTCCGCGCGGAGAAGGTGCTCGGCGCCGCCGCCGGTCTCGCCCAGGGCGCCAAGGACGTCCGCGGCGTCGCCCTGGTGACGGGCACGGTGCCGGACGGCACCTCCGCCGACGACCTGCGCAAGCTGGTCCTCGACGTCCGCGGCCGCATTCCGGGTGACCGTCCGGCCGTCGTCGCCGTGTTCACCACGGCGAACGGGCGTCCGCTGACCGTCATCGCCACCAACGAGGCCGCCCGCGAGCGCGGTCTCAAGGCCGGCGACCTGGTCCGTACCGCCGCCAAGACCCTCGGCGGCGGCGGAGGCGGCAAGCCGGACGTCGCCCAGGGCGGCGGCCAGAACCCGGACGCCATCGGCGACGCCGTGGCCGCCGTCGAGCGCCTCGTCGCCGAGACCGCCTGA
- a CDS encoding DUF6167 family protein, translating into MFRRTFWFTAGAAAGVWATTKVNRKLKQLTPESLAAQAANKAVDAGHRLKDFALDVRSGMVQREGELAEVLGLRASADPGLPAQRGKAAIGRGEPAQITYLHSKTSHHKPAQHDRRSNTEPSHGEEPYDDHSYNRNEDH; encoded by the coding sequence ATGTTCCGCCGCACTTTCTGGTTCACCGCCGGCGCCGCAGCCGGTGTGTGGGCCACCACCAAGGTGAACCGCAAGCTCAAGCAGCTCACCCCCGAGAGCCTCGCCGCACAGGCCGCGAACAAGGCGGTCGACGCCGGCCACCGGCTGAAGGACTTCGCCCTCGACGTCAGGTCGGGCATGGTCCAGCGCGAAGGCGAACTCGCCGAGGTGCTGGGGCTGCGCGCGTCCGCGGACCCCGGACTCCCCGCGCAGCGGGGAAAGGCGGCGATCGGGCGGGGTGAGCCCGCGCAGATCACCTACCTGCACAGCAAGACGTCACACCACAAGCCTGCGCAGCACGACAGGCGTTCGAACACCGAGCCGTCGCACGGCGAAGAGCCCTACGACGACCACTCGTACAACCGGAATGAGGACCACTGA
- a CDS encoding DUF948 domain-containing protein yields MTGGEVAGILVAVFWAILVSFLAVVLVRLAQTLRATTELVADVTEQAVPLLADASATVRSAQTQLDRVDAIATDVQEVTSNASALSTTVASTFGGPLVKVAAFGYGVRRAMSRKDDDKPAGPSRRAVIVGRTVPGARRKDRKG; encoded by the coding sequence GTGACCGGTGGAGAGGTTGCCGGAATTCTGGTGGCCGTCTTCTGGGCGATCTTGGTCTCCTTCCTCGCCGTGGTGCTGGTGAGGCTGGCCCAGACGCTCAGGGCGACCACCGAACTCGTGGCGGACGTGACCGAACAGGCCGTGCCCCTGCTGGCCGACGCCTCCGCGACGGTCCGCTCCGCGCAGACCCAGCTCGACCGGGTGGACGCCATCGCGACGGACGTCCAGGAGGTCACCTCCAACGCCTCCGCGCTCTCCACGACGGTGGCCTCCACCTTCGGCGGCCCGCTGGTCAAGGTCGCCGCGTTCGGTTACGGCGTCCGCCGCGCCATGAGCCGCAAGGACGACGACAAGCCGGCCGGGCCGTCGCGCCGAGCCGTGATCGTCGGCCGTACCGTGCCGGGTGCCCGGCGCAAGGACCGGAAGGGCTGA
- a CDS encoding ATP-binding protein, with protein sequence MRRRHHTLPAELNRFVGRSSELTALTAALEDSRLVTVVGVGGVGKSRLVSHAAATVQNRYTDGIRLCELSPLRDPGLLAHALAESLGITDHTSRPPHEVLLDELSDSRMLLVLDGFEHLVDACARLVRDLLRHAPGVRVLAAGRRPLRVDGEQVFDLAPMTEGDAAKLFTARAAAVVPGFRGGDADRASVLEVCRRLEGIPLALELAAGRMPVLCLDQLLRRLDDRFDLLTGGCRGSLPRHRTLRTAIGWSHELCTPEERLLWARLSVFAGQFDLDAVEYICSGPELPVDSILDVLAELVAQSVVRREESPAGLRYRLLDTVRAYGAEWLEAIGDAERLRRRHRDWYMGLATWCELEWFSPRQAEVAACADSALPDLRAALELCLDNPREAHLGRHLAGTLWFYWVGCGRLAEGRHWLDRCLAQESDPGHADARLKALWVLGYVAILQGDFTAAAGALHECAEGADRAGNRLAAAYATHRKGCLALLSGEPGRAEELLRSALASYEAVGELNSNVLMARVELAMALVFQDRLDVAVGLCEDVGRVCEEHGERWTRAYALYVLAYAAWTAGEHRRARALLCECITIDHRFNDLVGLVLALELLALVTASEGNPAEAAVLQGAAAPVWGSVGPALLGSGHLGAPRALCEEQAVALLGAERYEACVREGAALGVDAAVRRALSAPEPPRPRPVVPQQVQPPETREPAGSPAGNGGGAAG encoded by the coding sequence ATGCGACGCCGTCATCACACTCTTCCCGCGGAACTGAACCGGTTCGTGGGCCGCAGCAGCGAGTTGACCGCGCTGACCGCAGCGCTCGAGGACTCCCGGCTGGTCACTGTCGTCGGGGTCGGCGGTGTCGGCAAGTCACGCCTGGTGTCGCACGCGGCGGCGACCGTGCAGAATCGGTACACCGACGGGATCCGGCTCTGCGAACTGTCACCGCTGCGCGATCCGGGCCTGCTCGCCCACGCCCTCGCCGAGTCGCTCGGCATCACCGACCACACCAGCAGGCCGCCTCACGAGGTCCTGCTGGACGAACTGTCCGACAGCCGCATGCTGCTCGTCCTGGACGGCTTCGAGCACCTCGTCGACGCGTGCGCCCGGCTCGTACGGGACCTGCTGCGCCACGCGCCGGGTGTGCGGGTGCTCGCGGCCGGCCGCCGGCCGCTGCGGGTCGACGGGGAGCAGGTTTTCGACCTGGCCCCGATGACGGAAGGCGATGCCGCGAAGCTGTTCACGGCCAGGGCGGCGGCGGTGGTCCCGGGCTTCCGCGGCGGTGACGCCGACCGGGCCTCGGTTCTCGAGGTGTGCCGCCGGCTCGAGGGCATTCCGCTGGCGCTCGAACTCGCCGCCGGACGCATGCCCGTGCTCTGCCTCGACCAGTTGCTGCGCCGGCTCGACGACCGTTTCGACCTGCTCACCGGGGGCTGCCGGGGCTCCCTGCCGCGCCACCGGACCCTGCGCACCGCCATCGGCTGGAGCCATGAACTGTGCACGCCCGAGGAGCGGCTCCTGTGGGCCCGGCTGTCCGTCTTCGCCGGACAGTTCGACCTGGACGCGGTCGAGTACATCTGCAGTGGCCCCGAACTGCCCGTCGACAGCATCCTGGACGTCCTGGCGGAGCTGGTCGCCCAGTCGGTGGTCCGCCGCGAGGAGTCGCCCGCGGGTCTGCGCTACCGCTTGCTGGACACGGTCCGCGCGTACGGTGCCGAGTGGCTGGAGGCGATCGGCGACGCCGAGCGGCTGCGCAGACGTCACCGCGACTGGTACATGGGGCTCGCCACCTGGTGCGAGCTCGAATGGTTCAGCCCCCGCCAGGCCGAGGTGGCGGCCTGCGCCGACAGTGCGCTCCCCGATCTGCGGGCAGCGCTGGAGCTGTGTCTGGACAACCCGCGGGAGGCGCATCTGGGCCGGCACCTGGCCGGCACGCTGTGGTTCTACTGGGTCGGCTGCGGCCGGCTGGCGGAAGGCAGGCACTGGCTGGACCGGTGTCTGGCCCAGGAGTCGGATCCGGGCCACGCGGACGCGAGGCTCAAGGCGCTGTGGGTGCTCGGCTATGTGGCGATCCTGCAGGGCGACTTCACGGCGGCCGCGGGTGCGCTGCACGAGTGCGCCGAGGGGGCGGACCGCGCCGGCAACCGGCTCGCCGCCGCCTATGCCACGCACCGCAAGGGCTGTCTGGCGCTGCTCTCCGGTGAGCCGGGCCGCGCCGAGGAGCTGCTGCGCTCGGCACTCGCCTCGTACGAGGCGGTGGGCGAACTCAACAGCAACGTCCTGATGGCCAGGGTCGAACTGGCCATGGCGCTCGTCTTCCAGGACCGGCTGGACGTGGCGGTGGGGCTGTGCGAGGACGTCGGCCGGGTCTGCGAGGAACACGGCGAGCGCTGGACCCGTGCGTACGCGCTGTACGTGCTGGCGTACGCGGCCTGGACGGCGGGCGAGCACCGGCGGGCGCGTGCGCTGCTGTGCGAGTGCATCACCATCGACCACCGGTTCAACGACCTGGTGGGACTGGTCCTCGCCTTGGAGCTGCTGGCCCTGGTGACGGCGAGCGAGGGGAACCCGGCGGAGGCGGCGGTGCTCCAGGGCGCGGCCGCCCCGGTCTGGGGCTCGGTGGGCCCGGCACTGTTGGGTTCCGGCCACCTCGGCGCGCCCCGGGCACTGTGCGAGGAGCAGGCCGTCGCGCTGCTGGGTGCCGAGCGTTACGAGGCCTGTGTACGGGAGGGGGCCGCGCTCGGTGTCGATGCGGCGGTGCGGCGGGCCCTGTCGGCGCCGGAGCCACCGCGGCCCCGGCCGGTGGTTCCGCAGCAGGTGCAGCCTCCGGAAACGCGGGAGCCCGCCGGCTCCCCCGCCGGGAACGGCGGGGGAGCGGCGGGCTGA
- the rpsD gene encoding 30S ribosomal protein S4, which produces MPNQSRPKVKKSRALGIALTPKAVKYFEARPYPPGEHGRGRKQNSDYKVRLLEKQRLRAQYDISEKQMARAYDRARKAEGKTGEALVIELERRLDALVLRSGIARTIYQARQMVVHGHIEVNGGKVDKPSFRVRPDDVVMVRERSREKALFQVAREGGFAADGETPRYLQVNLKALAFRLDRDPQRKEVPVICDEQLVVEYYAR; this is translated from the coding sequence GTGCCTAACCAGTCGCGTCCCAAGGTCAAGAAGTCGCGTGCGCTCGGTATTGCGCTGACGCCGAAGGCTGTCAAGTACTTCGAAGCCCGCCCCTACCCGCCGGGCGAGCACGGCCGTGGCCGCAAGCAGAACTCGGACTACAAGGTGCGTCTGCTCGAGAAGCAGCGCCTGCGCGCGCAGTACGACATCAGCGAGAAGCAGATGGCCCGCGCCTACGACCGCGCCCGCAAGGCCGAGGGCAAGACGGGCGAGGCCCTGGTCATCGAGCTCGAGCGTCGTCTCGACGCCCTGGTCCTGCGTTCCGGCATCGCCCGCACCATCTACCAGGCCCGTCAGATGGTCGTCCACGGCCACATCGAGGTCAACGGTGGCAAGGTCGACAAGCCGTCGTTCCGCGTGCGCCCCGACGATGTCGTGATGGTCCGCGAGCGCTCCCGTGAGAAGGCCCTGTTCCAGGTCGCTCGCGAGGGTGGCTTCGCCGCCGACGGTGAGACCCCGCGCTACCTGCAGGTCAACCTCAAGGCCCTGGCGTTCCGCCTGGACCGTGACCCGCAGCGCAAGGAAGTTCCGGTCATCTGCGACGAGCAGCTGGTCGTCGAGTACTACGCCCGCTGA
- a CDS encoding DUF2470 domain-containing protein, translating into MPSAAERTRTLVQSTCSSVLLVPGLEGARPEQLSPQARAVGTDGEVFLLFPADSPAVRAATHAQDDELSAVLEITDVAPVAVPNRIRGRAWVSGRLTSVPGLATEPGYMMLRLEVGEAEVDDLWGASHVEPEAFASASADPLVAHETELLQHLASAHSDQVQALGSLLGERGRLQEAAGRRAVPLALDRFGLRVRFTGERCFDARFDFPAPVADITELRRAMHTLFEAAAA; encoded by the coding sequence ATGCCGTCAGCAGCCGAGCGCACACGAACTCTCGTACAGAGTACATGCTCAAGTGTGCTGCTCGTGCCCGGCCTCGAAGGGGCCCGGCCGGAGCAGCTGAGCCCGCAGGCCCGGGCCGTCGGCACCGACGGCGAGGTCTTCCTGCTGTTCCCGGCCGACTCCCCCGCCGTACGGGCCGCGACCCACGCCCAGGACGACGAGCTCTCCGCCGTGCTGGAGATCACCGACGTGGCGCCGGTCGCCGTGCCCAACCGTATCCGGGGGCGCGCCTGGGTCTCCGGCCGGCTGACCAGCGTGCCGGGCCTCGCCACCGAACCCGGGTACATGATGCTCCGGCTGGAGGTAGGCGAAGCGGAGGTCGACGACCTGTGGGGCGCCTCGCACGTGGAGCCCGAGGCGTTCGCGAGCGCGTCCGCCGATCCTCTCGTGGCCCACGAGACCGAGCTGCTGCAGCACCTCGCCTCGGCCCACAGCGACCAGGTGCAGGCGCTCGGCTCCCTGCTCGGCGAGCGGGGACGACTTCAGGAAGCGGCCGGGCGGCGGGCCGTGCCGCTGGCGCTGGACCGCTTCGGGCTCCGGGTGCGGTTCACCGGCGAACGCTGCTTCGACGCACGCTTCGACTTCCCCGCGCCGGTGGCGGACATCACGGAGCTGCGCCGCGCCATGCACACCCTCTTCGAGGCCGCGGCCGCCTGA
- a CDS encoding replication-associated recombination protein A — MEPDLFTAAAEERQEKDPTSSPLAVRMRPRTLDEVVGQQHLLKPGSPLRRLVGEGGGGGPAGVSSVILWGPPGTGKTTLAYVVSRATNKRFVELSAITAGVKEVRAVIEGAKRAAGGFGKETVLFLDEIHRFSKAQQDSLLPAVENRWVTLIAATTENPYFSVISPLLSRSLLLTLESLTDDDVRGLLRRALTEDRGLGGTVSLPEEAEAHLLRIAGGDARRALTALEAAAGAALDKGEGAVSLLTVEETVDRAAVKYDRDGDQHYDVASALIKSIRGSDVDAALHYLARMIEAGEDPRFIARRLMISASEDIGLADPTALPTAVAAAQAVAMIGFPEAALTLSHATIALALAPKSNAATTAISAARQDVRDGLAGPVPPHLRDGHYKGAAKLGHAQGYVYPHDVPGAIAAQQYAPDAVHGRRYYEPTRYGAEARYADVVEKVREHLRGDGD; from the coding sequence GTGGAGCCCGACCTCTTTACCGCCGCAGCCGAAGAACGCCAGGAGAAGGACCCGACCAGCAGCCCGCTGGCGGTCCGGATGCGTCCGCGCACCCTGGACGAGGTGGTCGGCCAGCAGCATCTGCTCAAGCCCGGATCACCGCTGCGCCGCCTGGTCGGCGAGGGCGGGGGAGGAGGGCCGGCCGGCGTCTCGTCGGTGATCCTCTGGGGCCCGCCCGGCACCGGCAAGACCACGCTCGCCTATGTCGTCTCCAGGGCGACCAACAAGCGCTTCGTCGAACTCTCCGCGATCACCGCGGGTGTCAAGGAGGTCCGCGCGGTCATCGAGGGCGCGAAGCGCGCCGCAGGCGGCTTCGGCAAGGAGACGGTCCTCTTCCTCGACGAGATCCACCGTTTCTCCAAGGCCCAGCAGGACTCCCTGCTGCCGGCCGTCGAGAACCGATGGGTCACGCTGATCGCGGCCACCACGGAGAATCCGTACTTCTCGGTGATCTCGCCCCTGCTCTCCCGCTCGTTGCTCCTCACGCTGGAGTCCCTCACCGACGACGACGTCCGAGGTCTGCTGCGCCGTGCGCTCACGGAGGACCGCGGTCTCGGCGGCACCGTCTCGCTTCCCGAGGAGGCGGAGGCGCATCTGCTGCGCATCGCGGGCGGCGACGCCCGCAGGGCGCTGACCGCCCTGGAGGCCGCGGCGGGCGCGGCCCTGGACAAGGGCGAGGGCGCCGTCAGCCTCCTGACCGTGGAGGAGACCGTCGACCGGGCGGCCGTGAAGTACGACCGCGACGGCGATCAGCACTACGACGTCGCCAGTGCGCTCATCAAGTCGATTCGCGGCTCCGACGTGGACGCGGCGCTGCACTATCTGGCCCGGATGATCGAGGCGGGGGAGGACCCGCGGTTCATCGCCCGGAGGCTGATGATCTCGGCGAGCGAGGACATCGGACTGGCCGACCCGACCGCTCTGCCGACGGCGGTGGCGGCGGCCCAGGCCGTCGCCATGATCGGCTTCCCCGAGGCGGCCCTGACCCTCAGCCATGCCACCATCGCCCTGGCGCTCGCCCCGAAGTCGAACGCGGCGACGACGGCGATCTCCGCCGCCCGGCAGGACGTGCGCGACGGCCTCGCGGGCCCGGTGCCGCCGCATCTGCGCGACGGCCACTACAAGGGTGCGGCCAAGCTCGGCCACGCCCAGGGCTATGTGTATCCGCACGACGTCCCGGGCGCCATCGCCGCCCAGCAGTACGCCCCTGACGCCGTGCACGGCCGGCGGTACTACGAGCCGACGCGCTACGGCGCGGAGGCGCGGTACGCGGACGTGGTGGAGAAGGTGCGCGAGCACCTGCGCGGCGACGGCGACTGA
- a CDS encoding vitamin K epoxide reductase family protein: protein MTTAAVDGVSSDHGVPDGVRRVGGSRGLAWLLVVTGAAGVLAAWVITIDKFKILEAKVAGTTFTPGCSLNPVVSCGSVMESDQASVFGFPNPMLGLVTYGIVICVGMSLLAGARFPRWYWLTFNAGTLFGVGFCTWLMQQSLYEINALCLWCCLAWVATILMFWYVTSHNVRHGLLPAPTWVRGFLDEFTWVVPVLHIGVIGMLILTRWWDFWTS, encoded by the coding sequence ATGACGACTGCAGCAGTTGACGGCGTGTCCTCCGACCACGGTGTGCCCGACGGCGTCCGCCGCGTCGGCGGCAGCCGCGGGCTTGCCTGGCTGCTCGTCGTCACGGGCGCCGCCGGGGTGCTGGCCGCGTGGGTCATCACGATCGACAAGTTCAAGATCCTCGAGGCGAAGGTCGCCGGGACCACCTTCACGCCCGGCTGCAGCCTCAACCCGGTGGTCTCCTGCGGCAGCGTCATGGAGAGCGACCAGGCGTCCGTCTTCGGCTTCCCCAACCCGATGCTGGGGCTCGTCACCTACGGCATCGTCATCTGCGTCGGCATGAGCCTGCTGGCCGGGGCGCGGTTCCCCCGCTGGTACTGGCTGACGTTCAACGCGGGCACGCTCTTCGGCGTCGGCTTCTGCACCTGGCTGATGCAGCAGTCGCTGTACGAGATCAACGCTCTCTGCCTGTGGTGCTGCCTGGCCTGGGTCGCCACGATCCTCATGTTCTGGTACGTGACCTCGCACAACGTCCGCCACGGGCTGCTGCCCGCCCCCACGTGGGTGCGCGGCTTCCTCGACGAGTTCACCTGGGTGGTGCCGGTCCTGCACATCGGCGTGATCGGGATGCTGATCCTGACCCGCTGGTGGGACTTCTGGACCAGCTGA
- the hisS gene encoding histidine--tRNA ligase: protein MSTFKAPKGTYDLIPPRSAVYLAVREAISAPLKNSGYGYIETPGFESVELFARGVGESTDIVTKEMYTLTTKGGDQLALRPEGTASVLRAALEANLHKAGNLPVKLWYSGSYYRYERPQAGRYRHFSQVGAEAIGAEDPALDAELIILADQAYRTLGLRNFRILLNSLGDSTCRPVYREALQTFLRDLDLDEDTRRRIEINPLRVLDDKRDAVQKQLVGAPMLRDYLCDACKTYHEQVRELLTAAGVVFEDDEKLVRGLDYYTRTTFEFVHDGLGSQSAVGGGGRYDGLSEMIGGPALPSVGWALGVDRTVLALEAEGVELDIPAATSVFAVPLGDEARRVLFGVVTELRKAGVATDFSYGGKGLKGAMKNANRSGARYTIVAGERDLAEGVVQLKDMESGEQEPVALAELVTQLRARLG from the coding sequence GTGAGCACCTTCAAGGCCCCCAAGGGCACGTACGACCTGATCCCGCCGCGCTCCGCGGTGTACCTCGCGGTGCGCGAGGCGATCTCGGCCCCGCTGAAGAACTCCGGCTACGGCTACATCGAGACCCCCGGTTTCGAGAGCGTCGAGCTGTTCGCGCGCGGTGTCGGTGAGTCGACCGACATCGTCACCAAGGAGATGTACACGCTCACCACCAAGGGCGGCGATCAGCTGGCCCTGCGCCCCGAGGGCACCGCGTCCGTGCTGCGCGCGGCGCTCGAGGCCAACCTGCACAAGGCCGGGAACCTTCCGGTGAAGCTTTGGTACTCGGGCTCGTACTACCGCTACGAGCGCCCGCAGGCCGGCCGCTACCGGCACTTCTCCCAGGTCGGCGCCGAGGCGATCGGCGCCGAGGACCCGGCGCTGGACGCCGAGTTGATCATCCTGGCCGACCAGGCGTACCGCACGCTGGGACTGCGCAACTTCCGCATCCTGCTCAACTCGCTCGGGGACAGCACCTGCCGGCCCGTGTACCGCGAGGCGCTCCAGACCTTCCTGCGCGACCTCGACCTGGACGAGGACACCCGTCGGCGTATCGAGATCAACCCGCTGCGGGTCCTCGACGACAAGCGCGACGCGGTGCAGAAGCAGCTGGTCGGCGCGCCGATGCTGCGCGACTACCTGTGCGACGCGTGCAAGACGTACCACGAGCAGGTGCGGGAACTGCTGACCGCGGCGGGCGTGGTCTTCGAGGACGACGAGAAGCTGGTGCGCGGCCTCGACTACTACACCCGTACGACCTTCGAGTTCGTCCACGACGGTCTCGGCTCGCAGTCCGCGGTGGGCGGCGGCGGCCGCTACGACGGACTGTCCGAGATGATCGGCGGCCCCGCGCTCCCGTCCGTCGGCTGGGCCCTCGGTGTGGACCGCACGGTCCTGGCCCTGGAGGCGGAGGGCGTCGAGCTCGACATCCCGGCTGCCACCAGCGTGTTCGCGGTGCCGTTGGGCGACGAGGCGCGGCGCGTGCTGTTCGGCGTCGTGACCGAGCTGCGCAAGGCGGGTGTCGCGACCGACTTCTCGTACGGCGGGAAGGGCCTCAAGGGCGCGATGAAGAACGCCAACCGCAGCGGCGCCCGCTACACGATCGTCGCCGGCGAGCGCGACCTCGCCGAGGGCGTGGTCCAGCTCAAGGACATGGAGTCCGGCGAGCAGGAGCCGGTGGCGCTCGCCGAACTGGTGACCCAGCTGCGGGCCAGGCTCGGCTGA